The following proteins come from a genomic window of Corynebacterium crudilactis:
- the pheS gene encoding phenylalanine--tRNA ligase subunit alpha: MRKGLDYTVSEIQLTEASLNEAANAAITAFDGAQNLEELAALRRDHLGDAAPIPQARRSLGTIPKDQRKDAGRFVNMALGRAEKHFAQVKVVLEEKRNAEVLELERVDVTVPTTREQVGALHPITILNEQIADIFVGMGWEVSEGPEVEAEYFNFDALNFLPDHPARTLQDTFHIAPEGSRQVLRTHTSPVQVRTMLDREVPIYIACPGRVFRTDELDATHTPVFHQIEGLAVDKGLTMAHLRGTLDHLAKELFGPETKTRMRSNYFPFTEPSAEVDVWFPNKKGGAGWIEWGGCGMVNPNVLRSVGVDPEEYSGFAFGMGIERTLQFRNGLSDMRDMVEGDIRFTLPFGIQA, from the coding sequence ATGAGGAAAGGGCTGGACTACACGGTGTCCGAAATTCAGTTGACCGAAGCCAGTTTGAACGAAGCGGCTAACGCTGCGATCACGGCTTTCGATGGTGCACAAAACCTTGAGGAACTCGCTGCACTGCGCCGCGATCACCTTGGAGATGCCGCACCTATTCCGCAGGCGCGTCGCTCACTGGGAACTATCCCTAAAGATCAGCGCAAAGATGCGGGCCGCTTTGTCAACATGGCGCTTGGTCGTGCAGAAAAGCACTTTGCCCAGGTGAAAGTTGTATTGGAAGAAAAGCGTAACGCAGAAGTTCTTGAGCTTGAGCGCGTTGACGTCACCGTTCCAACCACCCGTGAGCAGGTCGGTGCACTGCACCCAATCACTATCCTCAACGAGCAGATTGCTGATATTTTCGTGGGCATGGGTTGGGAAGTATCCGAAGGTCCAGAGGTGGAAGCAGAATACTTCAACTTCGATGCGTTGAATTTCCTTCCAGATCACCCAGCTCGTACGTTGCAGGATACTTTCCACATTGCTCCGGAAGGTTCCCGTCAGGTACTGCGTACCCACACCTCCCCAGTTCAGGTGCGCACCATGCTTGATCGTGAAGTCCCTATTTATATTGCCTGCCCTGGTCGTGTGTTCCGCACCGATGAGCTTGATGCAACCCACACCCCGGTCTTCCACCAGATCGAAGGTCTTGCAGTGGACAAGGGCCTGACCATGGCTCACTTGCGTGGCACCTTGGATCATCTGGCTAAAGAGCTTTTCGGTCCAGAGACCAAGACTCGCATGCGCTCGAACTATTTCCCATTCACCGAGCCTTCTGCAGAAGTAGATGTCTGGTTCCCTAACAAAAAGGGCGGCGCTGGCTGGATCGAGTGGGGCGGTTGCGGCATGGTCAACCCAAATGTGCTCCGCTCAGTGGGCGTTGATCCAGAAGAATACTCCGGCTTTGCATTCGGCATGGGCATTGAACGCACCTTGCAGTTCCGCAATGGCTTAAGCGATATGCGCGACATGGTTGAGGGCGATATTCGCTTCACTCTCCCATTCGGTATTCAGGCTTAA
- a CDS encoding glycerophosphodiester phosphodiesterase, with protein sequence MHIVAHRGAEDLHLENTMAAFRAASPADAFELDIHATADNHAIVIHDRTAARVAAPGSPHRDTPVARLSAEQIKEITLIDGSPVPTLEEVLLETTLPIQVEIKSAGAVPAAATLLHKYPEHLERLLFISFIDAALVEIVDRLPEARVGILRDTSMEDLRILDHIPLKNVGAILPSWKALNLASIADLHTKGIKVGCWTIRDENAFGIAQQAGVDYATVSDPTRFLASSPAGELHW encoded by the coding sequence ATGCACATTGTTGCCCACCGTGGTGCCGAAGATCTGCACCTAGAAAACACCATGGCTGCGTTCCGCGCCGCCTCCCCTGCTGATGCATTTGAGCTGGACATCCACGCCACAGCCGATAACCACGCCATCGTCATCCACGACCGCACCGCAGCGCGTGTCGCCGCGCCGGGTTCACCTCACCGCGATACGCCAGTCGCGCGCTTAAGCGCCGAGCAGATCAAAGAAATAACGCTTATCGACGGATCCCCCGTACCAACTCTAGAAGAGGTACTTCTGGAGACCACCTTGCCCATCCAGGTGGAAATCAAATCGGCAGGCGCTGTCCCCGCAGCTGCTACCCTCTTGCACAAATATCCAGAACACCTGGAGCGTCTGCTGTTTATCAGCTTCATTGACGCTGCATTGGTAGAAATCGTAGACCGGCTCCCGGAAGCGCGCGTGGGTATTCTCCGGGATACTTCCATGGAGGATCTGCGCATTCTCGATCACATTCCATTGAAGAACGTTGGGGCTATTTTGCCGTCATGGAAGGCACTAAACCTGGCATCAATTGCTGATCTGCATACCAAGGGAATCAAGGTTGGTTGCTGGACAATTCGGGATGAAAATGCGTTTGGGATCGCACAACAAGCTGGCGTTGATTACGCCACTGTTAGCGATCCCACTCGATTTTTAGCAAGCTCCCCTGCTGGCGAGCTGCACTGGTAG
- a CDS encoding carbohydrate ABC transporter permease encodes MIGTDKNILVKIMGYVGMIAAILFIGLPLVFIILTSFKQQSEIYTQPVTWFPSEFNFDNYINVFERVPFLDYFRNSIIITIVLCILKIILGVISAYALSILRFPGRNLVFLLVISALMVPSEVTVISNYALVSQLGWRDTYQGIIIPLAGIAFGTFLMRNHFMSIPSELIEAARMDHCGHFRLLWQVLLPISMPTLVAFSMITVVNEWNQYLWPFLMAETSNSATLPIGLTMLQNNEGVSNWGPVMAATIMTMLPVLVMFLALQQYMIKGLISGAVKG; translated from the coding sequence ATGATCGGAACAGATAAAAACATTTTAGTGAAGATCATGGGCTATGTTGGCATGATTGCTGCCATCTTGTTCATTGGTCTACCACTGGTGTTTATCATTTTGACCAGTTTTAAGCAGCAGTCTGAGATTTACACTCAGCCAGTAACGTGGTTTCCTTCGGAATTTAACTTTGACAATTACATCAATGTTTTTGAGAGGGTTCCGTTCTTAGATTACTTCCGGAACTCCATCATCATCACAATTGTATTGTGCATTCTGAAGATTATCCTCGGTGTTATTTCCGCATATGCATTGTCGATTTTGCGTTTCCCAGGACGTAACCTCGTGTTCTTGTTGGTGATTTCTGCGCTGATGGTGCCATCAGAAGTAACCGTTATTTCTAACTACGCATTGGTTAGCCAGCTTGGATGGCGTGATACGTATCAGGGCATCATCATTCCACTGGCAGGCATTGCTTTTGGCACCTTCCTCATGCGAAATCACTTCATGTCGATTCCATCAGAACTTATCGAAGCAGCTCGCATGGATCACTGCGGACACTTCCGACTCCTCTGGCAAGTATTGCTTCCTATCTCCATGCCCACGTTGGTCGCGTTCTCCATGATCACTGTGGTCAACGAATGGAATCAGTATCTCTGGCCTTTCCTCATGGCAGAAACTTCAAATTCAGCAACTCTGCCAATTGGTTTGACCATGCTTCAAAACAATGAAGGTGTTTCCAACTGGGGACCTGTTATGGCGGCAACAATCATGACTATGCTGCCAGTGCTTGTGATGTTCTTGGCACTGCAGCAGTACATGATCAAGGGCCTTATCTCTGGCGCCGTCAAGGGATAA
- a CDS encoding ABC transporter substrate-binding protein — MAQISRRYFLAAASVASAGVTLAACAGTGGSTSSSSNSGAEGDTNTIVWWSNHPANSKDVELELISRFEAENPDLKVQLVDAGANYAEVSQKFNAALSGGDLPDLVVLSDTEWFNFAINGATANIDELAKRNNIDTSSYVDSLFNDYSHDGGHYGLPFARSTVLFYYNKDLWAKAGLEDRGPNSWEEFTEWGPKLQEAMGSGFAHGWGDATSYLSWTFEGPMWSMGGNYSEGWESRLTTPETIRTVEWLKSTVDDGYATISTDVTNEFVTGLIGSCIQSTGDLSSVSGAATFDWGVAAMPNPTGEGACPTGGAGLGIPAGISEQRQDNAIKFVDFLTNAKNTGFWSRETGYVPVRKDAAEDADHAAFLKENPAYNVAVEQLPDTRSQDNFRVLLPNGDRTIGDALEKICLTGADIDVTLAEVEEKLNTIYTRDIKSLI, encoded by the coding sequence ATGGCTCAGATTTCTCGTCGTTACTTCCTGGCTGCAGCTTCTGTTGCAAGTGCAGGCGTTACTTTGGCTGCATGTGCAGGCACTGGCGGAAGCACTTCTTCCTCTTCTAATTCAGGTGCTGAAGGTGACACCAACACCATCGTCTGGTGGTCTAACCACCCAGCGAACTCCAAGGATGTCGAGCTGGAGTTGATCTCCCGCTTTGAGGCGGAAAACCCAGATCTTAAGGTTCAGCTGGTAGATGCAGGCGCAAACTACGCTGAGGTTTCTCAGAAGTTCAATGCTGCGCTGTCCGGTGGAGACCTTCCTGACCTCGTGGTGTTGTCTGATACCGAGTGGTTCAACTTCGCTATCAATGGTGCAACTGCAAATATTGATGAGCTGGCAAAGCGCAACAACATTGATACCTCTAGCTACGTTGACTCCCTGTTCAATGACTACTCCCACGATGGTGGACATTACGGTCTACCATTTGCTCGCTCCACCGTCCTGTTCTACTACAACAAGGATCTATGGGCTAAGGCTGGCCTTGAAGATCGTGGACCTAACTCTTGGGAAGAATTCACCGAGTGGGGACCAAAGCTGCAGGAAGCAATGGGCAGCGGTTTCGCACACGGTTGGGGAGATGCAACCAGCTACCTTTCTTGGACTTTCGAAGGCCCAATGTGGTCCATGGGCGGAAACTACTCTGAAGGTTGGGAGTCCCGCCTGACTACTCCTGAGACCATCCGCACTGTTGAATGGTTGAAGTCCACTGTTGATGATGGTTACGCAACCATTTCCACCGATGTCACCAACGAGTTTGTCACTGGCCTTATCGGTTCTTGCATCCAGTCCACTGGTGATCTTTCCTCTGTTTCCGGTGCTGCAACCTTCGATTGGGGTGTGGCAGCAATGCCTAACCCAACCGGCGAAGGTGCTTGCCCAACCGGTGGTGCAGGTCTAGGTATCCCAGCTGGTATTTCTGAGCAGCGCCAGGACAATGCCATTAAGTTCGTTGATTTCCTTACCAATGCGAAGAACACCGGTTTCTGGTCCCGCGAGACCGGCTATGTTCCAGTGCGTAAGGATGCAGCCGAAGATGCAGATCACGCAGCATTCCTGAAGGAAAACCCTGCTTACAACGTTGCTGTTGAGCAGCTTCCAGATACTCGTTCCCAGGATAACTTCCGCGTGCTCCTGCCAAATGGTGACCGCACCATTGGTGATGCACTAGAGAAGATTTGCCTGACCGGTGCAGATATTGATGTCACGCTTGCAGAAGTTGAAGAGAAGCTCAACACCATCTACACCCGCGACATCAAGTCACTGATCTAA
- a CDS encoding TrmH family RNA methyltransferase translates to MALDFTEAFTERTPRIVNAAKLHRAAQRKKDKRFLVEGENSVEAAVATGAATDLFVTEAAADRFEAIVRTAGYMNVYTHAITDKAAKHLSDTVTSTGIFALCDDVLWSVGKAITGQPRLVSVPVETREPGNAGTLIRVSDAVGADAVIFAGESVDPLGAKAVRSSAGSLFHVPVARNNNISDVLGQLRSKGLQILATSADGEVDLDDAAELLSKPTAWLFGNEAHGLDEKLLAQADHRVRIPIRGRAESLNLATAASICLYESSKALFAGE, encoded by the coding sequence ATGGCATTGGACTTTACTGAGGCGTTTACCGAACGCACTCCGCGCATTGTTAACGCAGCTAAATTGCATCGCGCAGCACAGCGCAAAAAAGATAAGCGTTTTCTTGTTGAAGGCGAGAATTCTGTTGAAGCGGCAGTAGCAACCGGCGCTGCTACCGACCTTTTTGTTACCGAAGCAGCTGCGGATCGCTTTGAGGCGATCGTTCGCACAGCTGGTTATATGAACGTCTACACCCACGCAATTACAGATAAAGCCGCGAAGCACCTCAGTGATACCGTCACCAGCACAGGCATTTTTGCGCTTTGCGACGACGTCCTGTGGTCAGTCGGCAAGGCGATCACCGGGCAACCACGCCTGGTGAGCGTTCCAGTTGAGACCCGCGAGCCGGGCAATGCTGGCACTCTCATCCGTGTGTCGGATGCAGTTGGTGCTGATGCTGTTATTTTCGCTGGTGAATCTGTCGATCCACTGGGTGCTAAAGCCGTACGTTCTTCCGCTGGTTCCTTATTCCACGTTCCAGTGGCACGCAACAACAATATTTCTGACGTGCTTGGACAGCTGCGCTCCAAGGGTCTGCAGATTCTGGCTACTTCCGCTGATGGTGAAGTAGACCTCGATGATGCGGCAGAACTGCTGTCCAAGCCAACCGCATGGCTTTTCGGCAATGAAGCACACGGTCTTGATGAAAAGCTGCTTGCTCAGGCGGATCACCGAGTGCGTATCCCAATCCGGGGCCGTGCAGAATCACTTAATTTGGCAACAGCAGCATCAATTTGTCTCTACGAATCCTCTAAAGCGCTTTTCGCTGGTGAGTAA
- a CDS encoding ABC transporter ATP-binding protein yields the protein MASIVFENVTRKYSPGARPAVDKLNLEITDGEFLVLVGPSGCGKSTSLRMLAGLEPIDEGRLLIDGKDATELRPQDRDIAMVFQSYALYPNMTVRDNMGFALKNQKIAKAEIEKRVAEASRILQLDPYLDRKPAALSGGQRQRVAMGRAIVREPSVFCMDEPLSNLDAKLRVSTRAEISALQRRMGVTTVYVTHDQVEAMTMGDRVAVLLLGVLQQVDTPQNLYDYPANAFVASFIGSPSMNLIEGTIRGDKVALGTGIEIAVPDEVAAEVRNNPSHFEGRPVIVGARPEHMYLTSENESGAVSAEVSHIDELGADSMVYVKATGVKNPNTDLLGEGIPEDMRVKVINAADTDTAQLGVRVERHHGLQAGDKVHIVAAPSDVHLFDGLDGRRIGASVLAPAHELQA from the coding sequence ATGGCGTCAATCGTCTTTGAAAACGTCACACGTAAATACTCTCCGGGTGCACGCCCGGCCGTCGACAAGCTCAATTTGGAAATCACCGATGGTGAATTCCTTGTGCTTGTGGGTCCATCGGGCTGCGGAAAATCCACATCTTTGCGCATGCTTGCAGGTCTTGAGCCCATCGACGAGGGACGTCTGCTCATCGACGGTAAAGACGCCACTGAACTGCGTCCACAAGACCGTGATATCGCGATGGTTTTCCAGAGCTATGCGTTGTACCCAAATATGACCGTTCGGGACAACATGGGTTTTGCATTGAAGAACCAGAAGATTGCTAAAGCAGAGATCGAGAAGCGTGTTGCTGAGGCTTCTCGTATTCTGCAGCTTGATCCTTACCTTGATCGTAAACCAGCTGCACTGTCTGGTGGTCAGCGCCAGCGTGTGGCCATGGGGCGTGCGATTGTGCGTGAGCCTTCGGTTTTTTGTATGGATGAGCCATTGTCTAACTTGGATGCAAAGCTGCGTGTGTCCACTCGTGCGGAGATCTCTGCTTTGCAGCGCCGCATGGGCGTGACCACGGTATATGTTACCCATGATCAGGTTGAGGCGATGACCATGGGTGATCGTGTGGCTGTGCTGTTGCTTGGTGTACTGCAGCAGGTGGATACGCCACAGAATCTTTATGATTACCCAGCTAATGCGTTCGTTGCCAGCTTCATTGGTTCTCCTTCCATGAATCTCATTGAGGGCACTATCCGTGGCGATAAGGTGGCTTTGGGTACTGGCATTGAGATTGCTGTACCCGATGAAGTAGCAGCGGAAGTGCGCAATAACCCAAGCCATTTTGAAGGCCGTCCGGTGATTGTGGGTGCTCGCCCCGAGCACATGTATCTCACCTCTGAGAATGAAAGTGGCGCCGTCTCAGCTGAGGTCAGCCACATTGATGAGCTGGGTGCAGATTCTATGGTGTACGTCAAGGCTACTGGCGTGAAAAACCCTAATACCGATCTATTGGGTGAAGGCATTCCAGAAGATATGCGCGTAAAAGTCATTAACGCAGCAGACACCGATACTGCACAGCTGGGTGTGCGCGTAGAGCGCCATCATGGCTTGCAGGCTGGCGATAAGGTGCACATTGTTGCGGCACCTAGTGATGTGCACCTTTTCGACGGTCTTGATGGCCGCCGAATCGGAGCATCTGTGTTGGCTCCAGCCCATGAACTGCAGGCTTAG